GGCAGCGGATGCGGCGCGGCGATGCGCGCCTCCAGGGTGGCCACATAACTGCGGGCGTCGGCTTCGTTGAGGAAGGTGATGGCCTGCTTATCGAGACAGACCTGCCAGGCACTGGTGGTGGACTTGCGCAACGGACGGACCACGATCTTCATACTGATGCCCTCGGGAACAGACGAAAGGTGGAGGTCCGATTCTAGGGCGGTTTTAGTTGCAGAACAGTGACGTTCGTCGGTCTGGCCTAGGCGCGTTCGCGCTGCCGGTCGGCGTACCAGGCCTCGAACTCCGGTGGCGGCAGCGGGGTACTGAACAGGAAACCCTGGCATTGTTGGCAGCCCAGCTTGCGCAGGATGTCCCACTGCTCGGTGGTTTCCACCCCTTCGGCGAGGACGTCCAGATCCAGGCCCTGGCCCAGGGCGACGATGGCCGCGGCGATTGCCTGGCTGCTGTGGGTCCCGCTATCACTGCGCAATTCGTGCATGAAGCTCTGGTCGATCTTGAGCTTGTCCAGCGGAAAGCGGCGCAGGTAGGCCAGCGACGAATAGCCGGTACCGAAGTCGTCCACCGCGATGCGCACGCCCAGTGTCTTGAGGGTGGCCAGGGACATCAGCGCCTCTTCGACATTGCTCATCAGGGTGCCTTCGGTAATCTCCAGCTCCAGGTGTTCGGCCGGCAACCGGCTGCGGGCCAGGGCGCGGGAGATGGTGCTGGCCAGGTCGCGCTTGGCGAATTGCCGCGGCGAAATGTTGATGGCCAGGGTATGGAGTTCCAGTCCGAGGGCGAGCCAGTTGTGCATCTGTTGGCAGGCCGTCTCGATGATCCAATCGCCCAGGGGCACGATCAGCCCGGTTTCCTCGGCCAGGGGAATGAATTCATTGGGTGGGATCAGGCCCAGTTCCGGGTCCTGCCAGCGGACCAGGGCTTCCACGCCGATCGCCTGCGCCGTGCTCACGCTCATCAGCGGCTGGTAGTGCAGCACGAAGTCACCACGCTTGAGCGCTGTGCGCAGCCGCGATTCGAGATTCAGGCGCCGCCGCGATTGCTCGGTGAGCGCCTGGGTGTAGAAGCGGAACGTATCGCGCCCCTGGTCCTTGGCCTGGTGCATGGCCGTGTCGGCATTGCGGATGAGTTCATCGGCGCTGGTGCCATCGTCGGGATAGAGGCTGATGCCGATGCTGGCGCTGAGATAGATGTCATGGTCAGCGAGGTGAAAGGGTTGTTCGAGCTTGGCGAGCATCGCCTGGGCGATCTGGGCGGCGAATTCCGGGCGGTCGATGCGCTCGACGATGATCAGGTACTCGTCACCGCCGATGCGCGCCAGGGTGATGTCCTCGCTGAGCAGGGCTCGCAGGCGGGCGGAAAACTCCACCAGCAACTCGTCGCCCAGCGCATGGCCATGGCCTTCGTTGACGGTGCGGAAATGGTCGAAATCGAGGATCAGCACCGCCACCAGGTATTCCTGGGGTTCGGCCAGCGCCAGGGCATGCTCAAGGTGGGTACGGGCCAACAGCCGGTTGGGCAGGTCGGTAAGGGGATCATGGTGGGCCAGGTGGCTCAGGCGCGCTTCGCTTTCCCGCAGGCGAGAGGTGTCGCTGACCGTCACGGTGTACTGGCGGCGATCCTGCGGGTAGAGGGTGTCGATGGTGGTCCAGGCGGGGAAGGTGTTGCCATCGACCCGCGGCCACAGCAATTCGCCTTCCCAGCGCCCGTCGCGACGGACCGTGCGCCACAGCTCGCGATAGAAACGCTGATCCTGCCGCCCGCCGCTGGGCAGCCCCAGACGCTGGCCGAGCAGGGTGGCTTCCTGGGTACCCAGCAGCCGGGCGAAGGCCGGATTCACCGCCAGGATCCAGCGGCGCTCGTCCAGCAACAGCAGGCCATCGCGGCTGTTCTGGAACATGGCCGCGGCCTGGCGCAGGCTTTCTTCCTGTTGCTTGCGCAGGGTGATGTCCTGGGCAGTGCTGATGAAATACAGCGGGACGCCCTGGTCGTCGCGAATCAGGCGGGTGGTGACATTGGCCCAGACCGGCTGGCCGTTGCGGTGCAGATAGCGTTTTTCCAGGGTGTAACGATCCTGACCACTGTCGACCAGTTGCCGCCTGAGGGCAGCGCTCAGGGCGCGTTCGTCCGGATGGGTGACCGCCGCCGCATCGCGCTGCAGCAGTTCAGGTTGCGAGTAGCCAAGCATCTGGCAGAAGTGATGGTTGGCGCTGAGCCAGCGCCCATCCAGATCGCTGAGCATGATGCCGGTGTAGGCCTGCTCGAAGATGCCCCGATAGCGTGCCTCACTGGCGCGCTGGGCCTGGACGACGCGCTGTTGCCGGATGGCCAGCACCGCCAGGCGGGTGAATTCGGTGATCAGCGCCTGGGTCTCGGGTTCGGGCAGGCGTGCCTCGCCGTAGTAGATCCCCAGGGCGCCGACGGCGCGCTGCTGTTCATCCAGCAGGGGCAGGGCCCAGGCACCGCGGATACCGGCCGCGAGGGCGGCGTGTAGCAGCGGTTGCCAGGCCGGGTCCAGTTCGACATCGACGGTAAACACCGGCGCCCGGGTGGTGACCGCGGTACAGCAGCCCTGGTCGTGACGCTGGCGGGGCACGCTTTCCAAGGCGGCCTGGAAGGCCGGCGGCAGACTGGGAGCGGCCGCTACGCGTAGATGCTCGCCTTGGTCGTCCAGCAGCAGGGCCACGCGCATCTCGGGATAGATCCGCTCCAGCCGCTGGGCGATGCCCTGCTGGATTTCCGCCAGCGGCAGGCCGGTGAGCAGGTCATCGAGCACGTCACTGCGGGCCTGCTGCAGCTGTTGCGCCTGGTAGTCGTGATGGATGTCGGTCAAGGTGCCCTGGATCTCGCCATCCAGACCGGCGCGCAACTCCATCTGCATCCAGCGATGACTTTCCACCGACAGCCGCAAGCGGACCACGCCACTCCAGTGCAGCCGCTGACCGGCGGCGAAATCCGCCACCAGCTTTCGGAGCTTGGCGCCGTCCTGCGGATGGAAGGCCTGATCCAGCGGCTGGTTGAGCGACTGGGTCGCGGATTGCCCGGTCAGATTTTCCCAGGCCGGATTGAGAAAGCGCCAGCGGCCCCGCGGATCGCTGGCGAACACCACCAGCGGCAGATGCTGGACCAGCTCGCGATAACGCCGCTGGCTGTCCTGCAGGGCCTGCTCGGCGAGCTTGTGGCTGGTGATGTCGACCAGCGCGCCGCGGGTGATGCCGGCTTCGTCGAAATCGCTCTGCCAGTTGAGCCAGCGCCAGCTGCCCGCGCCGTCGTCGAAATGGGCCGAGAAATTCAGCGGCCCCTGCATGTGCTGCAGGCGTTCGAGCATGCTGCGCACATGGTCGCGATCGTCGGCCCAGGCGCAAGAAGCGATGGTGGCGACTTCCAGCGGCTTGCCGGTGTTGGGCTGGCGCAGCATCACCAAGGCGCGCTCGGAACAGAGCAGGCGACCATCGGGCAGCAATTGCCAGTCACCGGTGTTGGTCAGCCGCTGGACGAAATCCTGGGTCGCGCGTTGCGCCTGCAGGGCTTCGATGATGTCTTCGCGGTGTTTGAGCTGCCGACGCATCAGGTCATACAGCGCCAGCGCCACCAGGCTGACAAAGCCCAGTCCCTTGAGGGTCTGCCAGGGATAGTGGCTGGCGGACTCGCCAACCAGCGCCTGCAACAGCGCATCACTGCCGATCACCCAGAGGGCGCTCAGTATCAGATATATCAGGGCAATGCGCGCAGGGGAGGGAAGCCGCATCCCGGATCCTCAAGGGCCCCGAGCTTGGGTGTCGGGTTCAATCCAGAATTGACCTGCCAAACGTGCGGCAGTTCTGGTTTCGCTTGCGAGAAAAGCGCGGAATCTCATCGTCAGCGAGATCGCCGTCCCGGCAGGAAAAGCATCGCTGCAGACGCTGGCAGCGTTGTTGTCTGATCTCGTGCAATTTACCCGCATTTCTGCCGCCGGATTGCATTTTGCCCGCTGCTTATTTCCTGGGTTTTTCTATAAGTATTTGATTTTTAACGTATTTAAAAAGGTCTGGAATTCGCCGCCAACGTTGCGCTCTACATAAAAGTCGCTGCTGCCAGGACTTAGGCGCAGTACAACCAAGGAAAACAGGAGTCATCTCATGAAAAAGACTTTCGGTACCTTTGCCCTCGCTGCCGTCACCGCTTCCGTACTGAGCCTGCCGCTGGCCGGCGGCGCCTTCGCGGCCACCAGCCAGAATATGACCCTGGCGGCCAACAACTCCGTGGACAAGACCGAAGAAGCCGTGTCCGACACCTGGATCACCAGCAAGGTGAAGGCGTCCTTCCTGGCTGACGAACACATCAAGGGCACCGCCATCAAGGTCGAGACCAACAAGGGCGTCGTTTCCCTGTCCGGCACCGTGGCCACCGAGGCCCAGCGCGACCTGGCCATCAAAGAGGCCAAGGCTATCAAGGGCGTCAAGGCTGTCTCGGCCGATGCTCTGAAAGCGGCTCAGTAACCCTGAGCACGATGGCAGCGCCGGTCGCTGCCATCGCCCTTCACCCCGGAGAACTCTGATGACCGACACGACCGAAACCCTCAACGATCTGATCGAGATCGCCCGTGATGGCAAGAATTTCTACGAGCACGCCCTCACCGAAGTGAAGAGCCCCGAGCTGAAGGCGCTGTTCACCGAAATCGCCCAGAGCAAGGCTGAAATCATCAGCGCGCTGAGCAGCCAGGTATCGGCTGCGGGCGAAAAGCCAGCCGAGCAAGGCACCTTCGCCGGCAGCTTCCGCAAGTACTACACCGACGTCAAAACCTCCTTCGCCAGCAAGGAGCGAGAAGAGGTTACCTACGTCAGCGAATTGGAAGAGCAGGAAGACCGCCTGCTGCACGCGCTGGAGCGTGCCGTGAACGAACACGCCACGCCGGATGCCCAGGCCAGCCTGCGCAGCCAGCTGGAAAAGGCCCGTGCGACCCATGATCGCATGCGTGACCTGAAGCACCGTATGCAGGCCGCCCACTAAGGCAGCCGGTACGAAAAGCCCCGCCAAGCGGGGCTTTTTTTCGCCCTGGGTTCAGCTTTTGGTCGCGCGGTTGAGGCGTGCCTCGATCAGACTGTCGACCACCGAGGGGTCGGCCAGGGTCGAGGTATCGCCCAGGCTGTCCAGCTCGTCGCAGGCGATCTTGCGCAGGATGCGTCTCATGATCTTGCCCGAGCGGGTCTTGGGCAGCGCCGGCGCCCACTGCAGGAATTCCGGCTTGGCGAAACTGCCGATCTGGTCGGCTACCTGTTGGCGCAGTTGTGCCTTGAGTTCATCGCTCGGGGTCACTCCGCCCTTGGTGGTGACGAAGGCATAGACCGCCTGGCCCTTGACCTCATGGGGGCAACCCACCACCGCCGCCTCGGCCACGTCCGGGTGCTCGGTGAGCACGCTTTCCACCTCGGCGGTGCCGATTCGGTGGCCGGAGACGTTGAGTACGTCGTCCACCCGCCCGGTGATCCAGTAGTAGCCGTCCTCGTCCCGCCGGGCACCGTCACCGGTGAAGTAATAGCCTGGATAGGCGCTGAAGTAGGTATCGATCAGCCGCTGGTGATCGCCGTACACGGTACGGATCTGGCTGGGCCAGCTGGCCTTGATCGCCAGCACGCCGCTGCCGGGACCCTCGATCTCCCGGCCCTGTTCGTCCAGCAGCACCGGCTGCACGCCGAAGAAGGGCAGGGTGGCCGAGCCCGGTTTTAGCGCCAGGGCGCCGGGTGGCGGGGCGATGAGGATGCTGCCGGTCTCGGTCTGCCACCAGGTGTCGACGATGGGGCAGCGCCCTTCACCCACCACCCGGTGATACCACTCCCAGGCCTCCGGGTTGATCGGCTCGCCGACGCTGCCCAGCAGCCGCAGACTCTGCCGCGAGGTACGCTGCACCGGCGTATCACCTTCACGCATCAGGGCGCGCAGGGCGGTCGGGGCGGTGTAGAAGATGTTGACCTGGTGCTTGTCCACCACCTGCCACAGACGACTGGCATCGGGATAGCTCGGTACCCCCTCGAACATCAGGGTGGTGGCGCCGTTGGCCAGCGGGCCGTAGACGATGTAGCTGTGCCCGGTCACCCAGCCGACATCGGCGGTGCACCAGAAGACCTGGCCCTCGTGGTAGTCGAACAGGTACTTGAAGCTCAGGGTGGCGCCCAGCAGATAGCCGCCGGTGGTGTGCAGCACCCCCTTGGGTTTGCCGGTGGAACCCGAGGTATAGAGGATGAACAGCGGATCCTCGGCGTCCATGGGTTCCGCCGGGCAGTCGGCGGTCACGTCAGCCACCGCCTGGGCGTAGGAGAGATCGCGCCCCTCCACCCGGGCTACCGCGGCGCCGGTGTGCTCCACCAGCAGCACCGTATGGACCTCCGGGCACTTGGCCAGCGCCTTGTCGACGTTGGCCTTGAGCGGGATGTGCTTGCCGCCGCGTACGCCCTCGTCGGCGGTGATCACTACCTGGCAATCGGCGTCGAGGATACGGTCACGCAAGGCCTCGGGCGAGAAGCCACCGAATACCACCGAGTGCACCGCGCCGATCCGCGCGCAGGCCAGCATGGCGTAGGCCGCTTCGGGAATCATCGGCAGATAGAGGCAGACCCGGTCGCCTTTTTTCACCCCGCGCGTCTTGAGCACATTGGCCAGCCGGCAGACCTGTTCGTGCAGCTGGCGGTAGCTGATGGCCTGGCTGTCGGCGGGATCGTCGCCTTCCCAGAGGATGGCGGTCTGGTCGCCACGCGCGCCCAGGTGGCGATCGATGCAGTTGTAGGCGACGTTGAGCTGGCCGCCGCTGAACCAGCGGGTGCGGCCCTGGCGCATATCGCCGCTGTGGACCTCGTCCCAGGTGCGGAACCAGTCGAGCAGGGCACTGGCCTGCTCGCTCCAGAAGCGCTCCGGCTGCTCCACCGAGCGCTGGTAGAGTTCGCGATAACGGGCTTCGTCGAGATGGGCACGGGCGCCCAGGCTCTCGGGCACGGGGTAGCGTTGGCTCATGGCCGGCTCCTTCTTGGTGTTGTTGTGCTCACCAGTTTAGGCCGCGAAAGGCGAGGCGGGGTTCAGCCGGGCGACAAAACGAAAAAAGCGCCGCAGAGCGGCGCTTTTCAGGGGGAACGAGAGACGATTAGCCGCGGTGGCGACCGCGGAAGTAATCAATCAGACCCTGGGTGGAACCATCGTCCGCCTTGCCTTCGGCACGACCGATGATGTGCTGGTAGACGTCCTTGCCCAGCTCCTTGCCCAGCTCGACACCCCACTGGTCGAAGCAGTTGATGCCCCAGATGACGCTCTGTACGAACACCTTGTGCTCGTACAGGGCCACCAGCGCACCCAGGCGCCGCGGCGAGATACGCTCCAGCACCAGGGTGTTGCTCGGGCGGTTGCCCGGGATCACCTTGTGCGGCGCCAGCTTGGCGATCTCGGCTTCGCCCAGGCCCTTCTCGCGCAGCTCGATCTCGGCTTCTTCGCGGGTCTTGCCCAGCATCAGCGCCTGGCTCTGCGACAGGCAGTTGGCATAGAGCCACTGCTGGTGATCAGCCACCGGGTTATGGCTCACCACCGGGACGATGAAGTCGCCGGGGATCAGCTGGGTGCCCTGGTGGAGCAACTGGTGGTAGGCGTGCTGGCCGTTGCAGCCGACGCCGCCCCAGATCACCGGGCCGGTCTCCAGGCTCACCGGCGAGCCGTCCTGGCGCACGCTCTTGCCGTTGGACTCCATGTCCAGCTGCTGCAGGTGCTTCACGAAGTTACGCAGGTGGTGGTCGTAGGGCAGGATGGCGTGGCTGGTGGCGCCCCAGAAGTTGCCGTACCAGACCCCGAGCAGGCCCAGCAGCACCGGCATGTTCTCTTCGAAGGGCGCGCTGGTGAAATGCTGGTCCATGGCGTAGGCGCCGGCCAGCAGGTCCTTGAAGTTGGACATGCCGATGGCCAGGGCGATGGGCAGGCCGATGGCCGACCACAGCGAATATCGCCCGCCGACCCAATCCCACATCGGGAAGATGTTCTCTTCGGCGATGCCGAATTCCACCGCCACCTTCACGTTGCTGGAGACGGCGATGAAGTGCTTGTGCAGCTCCGGCTCCGGGCAGCCCTGGGCCAGGCACCAGGCGCGAGCGGCCTGGGCGTTCTTCAGGGTCTCCAGGGTGCCGAAGGACTTGGAGGAGACGATGAACAGGGTGGTATCGGCGGCCAGCTTGGAGGTCACCTCGCGGAATTCGCTGCCGTCGATGTTGGCCAGGTAGTGGCAACGCACGCCGCGCTGGGTGAAGGGCACCAGCGCCTCGGACACCAGTTGCGGGCCGAGGAAGGAGCCACCGATGCCGATGTTCACCACGTCGGTGATGGGCTTCTCGGTGTAGCCGCGCCAGAGGCCGTTGTGGATGCGGCTGACCAGCTCGGTCATCTGGTTCAGGACCCGGTGCACCTCGGGCATGATGTCCTGGCCATCGATCTGGACGCTGTCGCCCACCGGACGGCGCAGCGCGGTGTGCAGGGCCGGGCGGTGTTCGGACGAGTTGACGTAGGCGCCGTCGAACAGGGTGCGGATGGCCCCTTCGAGACCCGCTTCACGGGCCAGGTTGACCAGCAGCTCGCGGGTCTGCTCGGTGATGAGGTTCTTGGAGTAGTCGAGGAACAGACCACTGCTGCTCAGGGAGAAATGCTTGAAACGCTGCGGATCGGCGGCGAAGGCATCGCGCATGCGGAAGTTCTGCATGGCCTTGCGGTGATCCTGCAGCGCTTTCCAGGAGGCGAGCTGGGTCACATCGAGAGGCTGTTGATAGTACTCCATGGGTCGGCTTTTCCTTGGTGGCTCTTGTTTGCTGTTGTGCCCCACAAGCCAACGGCTTGCAAGGGAAAATCGGACGCGGCGCGGCGATGCGCTTCGAGCATGAAAAAGCCCGGTATGTTCCGGGCTTCCTGGGTACGGGCAGGCTGGGGTGCGCTAACCTTCGGTTGCGTCACACTCGGTGCTTGCGGCGAAAGCTCAGATTGTCGATCAGGCGGGTCTGGCCGAGATAGGCGGCCACCAGCAGGACCAGGTCGCGGTCCTCCGCGCCGGCGGTTTGCAGACTAAACTGCCGGCGCAGTTCCAGATAGTCGACTTTAAGCCCAAGAGCTTGCAATTCGGCGACACCGGCGGCCAGGGTCGGCTCGATCGCGGCACCCGCGCCGAGCTGGTCGGCCAGGCGTTTCAACAGGCTGTACAGGCAGGGCGCGCTGGCCCTCTGGCTGTCATCGAGATAGCCATTGCGCGACGACAGCGCCAGGCCGTCGGTCGCCCGCACCGTGGGCTGGGCGACGATCTCGATGGGCATGTCCAGGTCCTGGACCAGCTTGCGGATCACCGCCAGTTGCTGATAGTCCTTCTCGCCGAAGACCGCCACGTCCGGTTGTGCCATCTGGAACAGCTTGGTGACCACCGTCGCCACGCCCTCGAAATGGCCCGGACGCCGCGCGCCGCACAGGCCCTCGGACACCAGGGGTACGTTCACCCGGGTCAGGCCGTCCATGCCGTGCGGATACATCTCCGTTACCGCGGGGGCGAAGAGCAGATCGCAATGGGCCTCGTTGAGCTGGCGGCTGTCTTCCGCGAGGGTGCGCGGATACTTATCCAGATCCTCGCTCGGGCCGAATTGCAGCGGGTTGACGAAGATGCTCGCCACCACGAAATCGGCGTGGCGCCGGGCGGTGTCCACCAGGGCGATGTGGCCGGCGTGGAGATTGCCCATGGTGGGCACCAGGCCGATGCGCAGACCTTGGCGGCGTGCAGCGGCCACGGCGGCACGTAGTTCACGTACGGTATGCACCGTCTTCATGCGGAAAATCCGTGTTCGGGAGCGGGGAAGCTGCCGTCCTTGACGGCGGCCACGTAGGCCGCGAGGGCAGCCTGGATGCTGTCCTGGCCGGCCATGAAATTGCGCACGAACCTGGGCGTGCGACCACGTAGCGCCAGGCCGAGCATGTCGTGCAGCACCAGCACCTGGCCGTCGGTGGCGGCACCGGCGCCGATGCCGATCACCGGCACACGGGCGGCGCGGGTGATTTCTTCGGCCAGCGCCGAGGGTACGCATTCGAGCAGCAGCATGGCGGCGCCCGCGTCTTCCAGTTCCTTGGCCGCGTCACGCAGTTGCTGGGCGCGTACCGGATCGCGCCCCTGCACCTTGAAGCCGCCGAAGACGTTGACCGACTGGGGCGTCAGGCCCAGGTGGGCGCAGACCGGTACACCATTGGCCGCCAGACGGCGGATCGGCTCGGCCAGCCAGCCATCGCCCTCGAGCTTGACCATCTGCGCGCCCGCCTGCATCAGGCGGCCGGCGCTGGTCAGGGTCTGCTCCAGGGTGGCGTAGGTCATGAACGAGAGGTCGGCGACGATGAAGGCCCCGGCCTGGCCGCGCTTGACGCAGGCGGTGTGGTAGACCATGTCGTCGAGGGTCACCGGCAGGGTGCTGTCGTGGCCCTGCAACACCATGCCCAGCGAATCGCCGATGAGCAGCATCTCGACGCCGGCCTGGCTGGCGGCCTGGGCGAAGGTGGCATCGTAGGCCGTCAGCATGGCGATCTTCTCGCCACGTTGCTTGAGGCCCTGAAGGGTCGTGAGGCTGATATCAGGCATGCAAAAGGGTCCTCATGGGACGGCGCTATGGTTATTGTCTGGCGCCGCGAGCGCGGTTTCGCACCGCGCAAAAAACGGCTGCTATAGTCTCGGCGCATCCGGTACAAGTCAATGACCGTTGTTACCGCCGTGTTACCGGGTGGGTAACGACGGTACCAGCCGCTCCAGGCCTTCGAAAGGGCAGGCGGATAGCAGGTCGGACAACTGGCGGCCGTCGGGCAGGCGCAATCCGGGCGCGAGATCGGCCAGCGGATAGAGCACGAAGGCGCGGGCGTGCAGGTGGTAATGCGGCACCTGCAGACGGGGCTCGTCGATCAGCCGCTCGCCGAACAGCAGGATATCGATGTCCAGGGTGCGTGGCCCCCAGCGCTCGTCCTTGCGCACCCGGCCCTGCTGCTGCTCGATGGCCTGGGTGGCGTCGAGCAGGTCCAGTGGGGCGAGGGCGGTATCCAGGGCCGCCACGGCATTGACGTAGCGCGGCTGGTCGGGCGGTCCCAGCGGATCGCTGGCATAGAAGGCCGACACCGCCACCAGGCGACTCTCAGGCAGCCCGGCCAGGGCCTCCAGGGCAGCGTCCAATTGGCGCCGGGGCTCGGCCAGGTTGCTGCCCAGTCCGAGATAGACCCGCTCCATCATTCGTCGCCGGACGAGGGCGCATCGGAGGTGCGCCGCTTGCGACTGCTGCCGCCACGACGGCGACGCTTGGCGGGAGCACCTTCTTCGCGGCTCAGGTTCTTGATCATCTCGCGCCGCTGGCTGTCGCCGACCTCCTGGTAGCGGGTCCACCATTCGCCCAGGCCACCGGTTTCCTCGCCGGCGCTCTCGCGCAGCAGCAGGAAGTCGTAGCCGGCGCGGAAGCGCGGATTCTCCAGCAATTGATCGGCGCGCTTGCCCTGGCGACGTGGCAGGCGCTCCTGCATGTCCCAGATCTCCCGCATGGGCAGGGTGAAGCGCTTGGGTACGGCGGTGCGCTGGCACTGTTGCTGCGTCAGGTCATGGGCAGCTTCCTGCATGGCCGGAATCGGCGGCAGGCCCCGCTCCTGGTGATAGCGAACGCGCTCGGGCAGCGCCGGCCAGAGCAATGCGGCGAAGAGGAAGGCTGGGGTGACCGGCTTGCCTTCACGGATGCGCGCATCGGTATTGGCCAGCGCCTGGCGAATCAGGCTGCCGGCGTATTCAGGGTCTCGTTCCAGGGCTTCGCCACTGGCGGGGAAGAGCGGCGCGAACAGGCCGTATTGGCACAGCAGTTCGAAGGTGCGCTCGGCCTTGCCGCCGAGCAGCAGCTTGATCACCTCGTCGAACAGCCGCGGCGCCGGGATATCGCGCAGCAGGGGTGCCAGGCGACTGATGGGTTCAGCGGTGGCCGCCTCGATCTGGAAATCCAGCTTGGCGGCAAAGCGCACGGCCCTGAGCATTCGTACCGGATCTTCCAGGTAGCGTTGCTCGGGATCGCCGATCAGCCGGATCTGCCGCAGGCGGATATCCTG
The window above is part of the Pseudomonas oryzihabitans genome. Proteins encoded here:
- a CDS encoding polynucleotide adenylyltransferase PcnB; translated protein: MLKKLIQTLRSPLRRTPPAPALPIELPRSQHALERERISRNALNVVDRLEKAGYQAYLVGGCVRDLLLGFTPKDFDVATSATPEQVRAEFRNARVIGRRFKLVHVHFGREIIEVATFRANHPTGDAEDDAQGSRHESGRILRDNIYGNQEQDAQRRDFTINALYYDASGERILDYANGAQDIRLRQIRLIGDPEQRYLEDPVRMLRAVRFAAKLDFQIEAATAEPISRLAPLLRDIPAPRLFDEVIKLLLGGKAERTFELLCQYGLFAPLFPASGEALERDPEYAGSLIRQALANTDARIREGKPVTPAFLFAALLWPALPERVRYHQERGLPPIPAMQEAAHDLTQQQCQRTAVPKRFTLPMREIWDMQERLPRRQGKRADQLLENPRFRAGYDFLLLRESAGEETGGLGEWWTRYQEVGDSQRREMIKNLSREEGAPAKRRRRGGSSRKRRTSDAPSSGDE